In Anomalospiza imberbis isolate Cuckoo-Finch-1a 21T00152 chromosome 19, ASM3175350v1, whole genome shotgun sequence, a genomic segment contains:
- the STXBP4 gene encoding syntaxin-binding protein 4 isoform X1 produces the protein MSLLSPGAEDEPERFDGLSLLYWTIMGPHGINRAVHRISFSDCQNGLGVKIIGGYRAQTAEDYGIFIKRILPGGVAAVDSRLLTGDLILDVNGENLVGVTNERAVDILRTASASNHMSLLVARDEEAKKEFHDLMDKYGSHSETTSARTSPTHQLAAKSRDSLSSGSSSRSQSPQLHLKDNITSSSSRNNSVPPPSPKLPNDSAFQIISVCKGTSLGLNIVGGINRNEGPLVYIQEIIPGGDCHKDGRLKPGDQLVSINKESMIGVSYEEAKSIINRTKMRFENFWEIAFIRQKNIPSCPQNLQYPFSLLTSSVAHGEQQAATLGPLPSPSGRLVSTFPPDAMETGVKMGEQSPITAPDSNPADVSATVIAPSQNDAYEPQGKNLSIHLKTEKLERALNYLGIQLTDEQQQALRQQLHKDSKGTVSFGDFIEVSRNLLSVQSNAADDGHKSETFGISEVASLQDSQFVTCDSLEDDVEKLKKERNEALKEMSKLKEELFESVNLQKQLAEQLQVVKQEAKAAVEETRALRSRIHLAEAAQRQARGMEMDYEEVVRLLEAEIGELKAQLTEHSGQNKENIHDLRKRVTVLDCQLRKSESARKTFEVATEKLLQFVEVVHEILSDNSTSSTILSDRRTLSTKALLARLGRVGPTVTAALAAEARDLAKSIRAILEVDCLPYGWEEAYTADGIKYFINHVTQTTSWIHPVTSALSLLCSEEEEDGIRDLRGPKS, from the exons atgtccttgctttctccagGGGCTGAAGATGAACCAGAGCGTTTTGATGGTCTCTCTCTCTTATACTG GACCATTATGGGCCCTCATGGAATTAATCGAGCTGTTCACCGCATCTCTTTCTCTGATTGCCAGAACGGATTAG GAGTCAAAATTATTGGAGGTTATCGGGCACAAACAGCAGAAGATTATGGGATTTTCATAAAGAGAATTCTACCTGGGGGGGTGGCTGCTGTAGACA GCCGTTTGCTCACTGGGGACCTAATTCTGGATGTCAATGGAGAAAACCTGGTTGGAGTAACAAACGAAAG AGCTGTTGACATCCTGAGAACAGCCTCAGCCTCTAATCACATGTCTCTGCTTGTTGCTAGAGATGAAGAAGCAAA gaaagaatttcatGACCTAATGGATAAGTATGGCTCTCACAGTGAAACAACCTCTGCAAGAACTTCTCCAACACATCAGTTAGCTG caaaatctAGAGACAGCCTTTCTTCTGGGTCATCCTCCAGGTCACAGAGTCCTCAGTTGCATCTGAAGGATAAcatcaccagcagcagcagcagaaataatTCTGTCCCACCACCATCCCCAAAGCTTCCAAA TGACAGTGCATTTCAGATTATCTCTGTTTGCAAAGGAACAAGCCTAGGTTTGAATATTGTGGGAGGAATTAACAGAAATGAAGGGCCTTTGGTATATATTCAAGAAATTATCCCTGGTGGTGATTGCCATAAG GATGGCCGATTGAAACCTGGGGATCAGCTTGTGTCCATCAACAAAGAGTCCATGATTGGAGTCTCCTATGAAGAGGCAAAAAGTATAATCAACAGAACAAAGATGAG GTTTGAAAATTTTTGGGAGATAGCTTTTATTAGGCAGAAAAACATACCCAGTTGTCCACAGAATCTGCAGTATCCTTTCAGCCTCTTAACATCTTCTGTAGCACATGGAGAGCAGCAGGCTGCAACACTTGGTCCTCTTCCCTCTCCTAGTGGGAGGCTGGTTTCAACATTCCCTCCAGATGCT ATGGAAACTGGAGTGAAGATGGGAGAGCAATCTCCAATTACTGCTCCAGACAGCAATCCTGCTGATGTGTCTGCCACGG ttATTGCCCCCAGCCAGAATGATGCTTATGAGCCCCAAGGAAAGAACTTGAGTATTCATCTCAAAACAGAAAAGCTGGAGAGG gcaCTGAATTATCTTGGGATTCAGCTCACAGATGAACAGCAGCAAGCCCTAAGGCAGCAACTTCATAAAGATTCTAAAGGAACAGTGTCTTTTGGAG atttcATTGAAGTTTCAAGGAATCTGTTGTCTGTGCAATCAAATGCAGCTGATGATGGCCACAAATCTGAAACCTTTGGGATCAGTGAAGTTGCCAGCTTACAGGACTCACAG TTTGTAACCTGTGATTCCTTGGAGGATGATGTGGAAAAActtaagaaagaaagaaatgaagctTTAAAAGAAATGAGCAAATTAAAG gaagaGTTGTTTGAATCTGTGAACTTACAGAAGCAGTTAGCAGAGCAGCTACAAGTAGTCAAGCAA GAAGCCAAGGCAGCTGTGGAGGAGACAAGAGCCCTGCGCAGCAGAATTCACCTTGCAGAGGCTGCGCAGAGGCAGGCCCGGGGAATGGAGATGGACTATGAAGAGGTGGTTCGCCTGTTAGAGGCTGAAATTGGAGAGCTGAAGGCTCAGCTCACTGAGCATTCTGGCCAAAATAAA GAGAACATTCACGACCTGAGGAAGAGGGTTACAGTGCTTGACTGCCAGCTGCGGAAATCAGAGTCGGCCAGGAAGACCTTTGAGGTGGCCACTGAAAAATTGCTACAATTTGTAGAG GTTGTGCATGAAATACTTTCAGATAATTCTACTTCTTCAACAATTTTAAG TGACAGGAGAACACTGTCCACTAAAGCACTTCTGGCTCGGCTGGGAAGGGTCGGACCTACTGTCACAGCAGCTCTTGCAGCAGAAGCCAGGGACCTTGCCAAGTCTATCCGGGCCATTTTGGAAGTAGATT
- the STXBP4 gene encoding syntaxin-binding protein 4 isoform X4 has translation MSLLSPGAEDEPERFDGLSLLYWTIMGPHGINRAVHRISFSDCQNGLGVKIIGGYRAQTAEDYGIFIKRILPGGVAAVDSRLLTGDLILDVNGENLVGVTNERAVDILRTASASNHMSLLVARDEEAKKEFHDLMDKYGSHSETTSARTSPTHQLAAKSRDSLSSGSSSRSQSPQLHLKDNITSSSSRNNSVPPPSPKLPNDSAFQIISVCKGTSLGLNIVGGINRNEGPLVYIQEIIPGGDCHKDGRLKPGDQLVSINKESMIGVSYEEAKSIINRTKMRFENFWEIAFIRQKNIPSCPQNLQYPFSLLTSSVAHGEQQAATLGPLPSPSGRLVSTFPPDAMETGVKMGEQSPITAPDSNPADVSATVIAPSQNDAYEPQGKNLSIHLKTEKLERALNYLGIQLTDEQQQALRQQLHKDSKGTVSFGDFIEVSRNLLSVQSNAADDGHKSETFGISEVASLQDSQFVTCDSLEDDVEKLKKERNEALKEMSKLKEELFESVNLQKQLAEQLQVVKQEAKAAVEETRALRSRIHLAEAAQRQARGMEMDYEEVVRLLEAEIGELKAQLTEHSGQNKENIHDLRKRVTVLDCQLRKSESARKTFEVATEKLLQFVEVVHEILSDNSTSSTILRSALWMGRSLYS, from the exons atgtccttgctttctccagGGGCTGAAGATGAACCAGAGCGTTTTGATGGTCTCTCTCTCTTATACTG GACCATTATGGGCCCTCATGGAATTAATCGAGCTGTTCACCGCATCTCTTTCTCTGATTGCCAGAACGGATTAG GAGTCAAAATTATTGGAGGTTATCGGGCACAAACAGCAGAAGATTATGGGATTTTCATAAAGAGAATTCTACCTGGGGGGGTGGCTGCTGTAGACA GCCGTTTGCTCACTGGGGACCTAATTCTGGATGTCAATGGAGAAAACCTGGTTGGAGTAACAAACGAAAG AGCTGTTGACATCCTGAGAACAGCCTCAGCCTCTAATCACATGTCTCTGCTTGTTGCTAGAGATGAAGAAGCAAA gaaagaatttcatGACCTAATGGATAAGTATGGCTCTCACAGTGAAACAACCTCTGCAAGAACTTCTCCAACACATCAGTTAGCTG caaaatctAGAGACAGCCTTTCTTCTGGGTCATCCTCCAGGTCACAGAGTCCTCAGTTGCATCTGAAGGATAAcatcaccagcagcagcagcagaaataatTCTGTCCCACCACCATCCCCAAAGCTTCCAAA TGACAGTGCATTTCAGATTATCTCTGTTTGCAAAGGAACAAGCCTAGGTTTGAATATTGTGGGAGGAATTAACAGAAATGAAGGGCCTTTGGTATATATTCAAGAAATTATCCCTGGTGGTGATTGCCATAAG GATGGCCGATTGAAACCTGGGGATCAGCTTGTGTCCATCAACAAAGAGTCCATGATTGGAGTCTCCTATGAAGAGGCAAAAAGTATAATCAACAGAACAAAGATGAG GTTTGAAAATTTTTGGGAGATAGCTTTTATTAGGCAGAAAAACATACCCAGTTGTCCACAGAATCTGCAGTATCCTTTCAGCCTCTTAACATCTTCTGTAGCACATGGAGAGCAGCAGGCTGCAACACTTGGTCCTCTTCCCTCTCCTAGTGGGAGGCTGGTTTCAACATTCCCTCCAGATGCT ATGGAAACTGGAGTGAAGATGGGAGAGCAATCTCCAATTACTGCTCCAGACAGCAATCCTGCTGATGTGTCTGCCACGG ttATTGCCCCCAGCCAGAATGATGCTTATGAGCCCCAAGGAAAGAACTTGAGTATTCATCTCAAAACAGAAAAGCTGGAGAGG gcaCTGAATTATCTTGGGATTCAGCTCACAGATGAACAGCAGCAAGCCCTAAGGCAGCAACTTCATAAAGATTCTAAAGGAACAGTGTCTTTTGGAG atttcATTGAAGTTTCAAGGAATCTGTTGTCTGTGCAATCAAATGCAGCTGATGATGGCCACAAATCTGAAACCTTTGGGATCAGTGAAGTTGCCAGCTTACAGGACTCACAG TTTGTAACCTGTGATTCCTTGGAGGATGATGTGGAAAAActtaagaaagaaagaaatgaagctTTAAAAGAAATGAGCAAATTAAAG gaagaGTTGTTTGAATCTGTGAACTTACAGAAGCAGTTAGCAGAGCAGCTACAAGTAGTCAAGCAA GAAGCCAAGGCAGCTGTGGAGGAGACAAGAGCCCTGCGCAGCAGAATTCACCTTGCAGAGGCTGCGCAGAGGCAGGCCCGGGGAATGGAGATGGACTATGAAGAGGTGGTTCGCCTGTTAGAGGCTGAAATTGGAGAGCTGAAGGCTCAGCTCACTGAGCATTCTGGCCAAAATAAA GAGAACATTCACGACCTGAGGAAGAGGGTTACAGTGCTTGACTGCCAGCTGCGGAAATCAGAGTCGGCCAGGAAGACCTTTGAGGTGGCCACTGAAAAATTGCTACAATTTGTAGAG GTTGTGCATGAAATACTTTCAGATAATTCTACTTCTTCAACAATTTTAAG
- the STXBP4 gene encoding syntaxin-binding protein 4 isoform X2 yields MSRTDLLTNTEKETIMGPHGINRAVHRISFSDCQNGLGVKIIGGYRAQTAEDYGIFIKRILPGGVAAVDSRLLTGDLILDVNGENLVGVTNERAVDILRTASASNHMSLLVARDEEAKKEFHDLMDKYGSHSETTSARTSPTHQLAAKSRDSLSSGSSSRSQSPQLHLKDNITSSSSRNNSVPPPSPKLPNDSAFQIISVCKGTSLGLNIVGGINRNEGPLVYIQEIIPGGDCHKDGRLKPGDQLVSINKESMIGVSYEEAKSIINRTKMRFENFWEIAFIRQKNIPSCPQNLQYPFSLLTSSVAHGEQQAATLGPLPSPSGRLVSTFPPDAMETGVKMGEQSPITAPDSNPADVSATVIAPSQNDAYEPQGKNLSIHLKTEKLERALNYLGIQLTDEQQQALRQQLHKDSKGTVSFGDFIEVSRNLLSVQSNAADDGHKSETFGISEVASLQDSQFVTCDSLEDDVEKLKKERNEALKEMSKLKEELFESVNLQKQLAEQLQVVKQEAKAAVEETRALRSRIHLAEAAQRQARGMEMDYEEVVRLLEAEIGELKAQLTEHSGQNKENIHDLRKRVTVLDCQLRKSESARKTFEVATEKLLQFVEVVHEILSDNSTSSTILSDRRTLSTKALLARLGRVGPTVTAALAAEARDLAKSIRAILEVDCLPYGWEEAYTADGIKYFINHVTQTTSWIHPVTSALSLLCSEEEEDGIRDLRGPKS; encoded by the exons GACCATTATGGGCCCTCATGGAATTAATCGAGCTGTTCACCGCATCTCTTTCTCTGATTGCCAGAACGGATTAG GAGTCAAAATTATTGGAGGTTATCGGGCACAAACAGCAGAAGATTATGGGATTTTCATAAAGAGAATTCTACCTGGGGGGGTGGCTGCTGTAGACA GCCGTTTGCTCACTGGGGACCTAATTCTGGATGTCAATGGAGAAAACCTGGTTGGAGTAACAAACGAAAG AGCTGTTGACATCCTGAGAACAGCCTCAGCCTCTAATCACATGTCTCTGCTTGTTGCTAGAGATGAAGAAGCAAA gaaagaatttcatGACCTAATGGATAAGTATGGCTCTCACAGTGAAACAACCTCTGCAAGAACTTCTCCAACACATCAGTTAGCTG caaaatctAGAGACAGCCTTTCTTCTGGGTCATCCTCCAGGTCACAGAGTCCTCAGTTGCATCTGAAGGATAAcatcaccagcagcagcagcagaaataatTCTGTCCCACCACCATCCCCAAAGCTTCCAAA TGACAGTGCATTTCAGATTATCTCTGTTTGCAAAGGAACAAGCCTAGGTTTGAATATTGTGGGAGGAATTAACAGAAATGAAGGGCCTTTGGTATATATTCAAGAAATTATCCCTGGTGGTGATTGCCATAAG GATGGCCGATTGAAACCTGGGGATCAGCTTGTGTCCATCAACAAAGAGTCCATGATTGGAGTCTCCTATGAAGAGGCAAAAAGTATAATCAACAGAACAAAGATGAG GTTTGAAAATTTTTGGGAGATAGCTTTTATTAGGCAGAAAAACATACCCAGTTGTCCACAGAATCTGCAGTATCCTTTCAGCCTCTTAACATCTTCTGTAGCACATGGAGAGCAGCAGGCTGCAACACTTGGTCCTCTTCCCTCTCCTAGTGGGAGGCTGGTTTCAACATTCCCTCCAGATGCT ATGGAAACTGGAGTGAAGATGGGAGAGCAATCTCCAATTACTGCTCCAGACAGCAATCCTGCTGATGTGTCTGCCACGG ttATTGCCCCCAGCCAGAATGATGCTTATGAGCCCCAAGGAAAGAACTTGAGTATTCATCTCAAAACAGAAAAGCTGGAGAGG gcaCTGAATTATCTTGGGATTCAGCTCACAGATGAACAGCAGCAAGCCCTAAGGCAGCAACTTCATAAAGATTCTAAAGGAACAGTGTCTTTTGGAG atttcATTGAAGTTTCAAGGAATCTGTTGTCTGTGCAATCAAATGCAGCTGATGATGGCCACAAATCTGAAACCTTTGGGATCAGTGAAGTTGCCAGCTTACAGGACTCACAG TTTGTAACCTGTGATTCCTTGGAGGATGATGTGGAAAAActtaagaaagaaagaaatgaagctTTAAAAGAAATGAGCAAATTAAAG gaagaGTTGTTTGAATCTGTGAACTTACAGAAGCAGTTAGCAGAGCAGCTACAAGTAGTCAAGCAA GAAGCCAAGGCAGCTGTGGAGGAGACAAGAGCCCTGCGCAGCAGAATTCACCTTGCAGAGGCTGCGCAGAGGCAGGCCCGGGGAATGGAGATGGACTATGAAGAGGTGGTTCGCCTGTTAGAGGCTGAAATTGGAGAGCTGAAGGCTCAGCTCACTGAGCATTCTGGCCAAAATAAA GAGAACATTCACGACCTGAGGAAGAGGGTTACAGTGCTTGACTGCCAGCTGCGGAAATCAGAGTCGGCCAGGAAGACCTTTGAGGTGGCCACTGAAAAATTGCTACAATTTGTAGAG GTTGTGCATGAAATACTTTCAGATAATTCTACTTCTTCAACAATTTTAAG TGACAGGAGAACACTGTCCACTAAAGCACTTCTGGCTCGGCTGGGAAGGGTCGGACCTACTGTCACAGCAGCTCTTGCAGCAGAAGCCAGGGACCTTGCCAAGTCTATCCGGGCCATTTTGGAAGTAGATT
- the STXBP4 gene encoding syntaxin-binding protein 4 isoform X3 — protein MGPHGINRAVHRISFSDCQNGLGVKIIGGYRAQTAEDYGIFIKRILPGGVAAVDSRLLTGDLILDVNGENLVGVTNERAVDILRTASASNHMSLLVARDEEAKKEFHDLMDKYGSHSETTSARTSPTHQLAAKSRDSLSSGSSSRSQSPQLHLKDNITSSSSRNNSVPPPSPKLPNDSAFQIISVCKGTSLGLNIVGGINRNEGPLVYIQEIIPGGDCHKDGRLKPGDQLVSINKESMIGVSYEEAKSIINRTKMRFENFWEIAFIRQKNIPSCPQNLQYPFSLLTSSVAHGEQQAATLGPLPSPSGRLVSTFPPDAMETGVKMGEQSPITAPDSNPADVSATVIAPSQNDAYEPQGKNLSIHLKTEKLERALNYLGIQLTDEQQQALRQQLHKDSKGTVSFGDFIEVSRNLLSVQSNAADDGHKSETFGISEVASLQDSQFVTCDSLEDDVEKLKKERNEALKEMSKLKEELFESVNLQKQLAEQLQVVKQEAKAAVEETRALRSRIHLAEAAQRQARGMEMDYEEVVRLLEAEIGELKAQLTEHSGQNKENIHDLRKRVTVLDCQLRKSESARKTFEVATEKLLQFVEVVHEILSDNSTSSTILSDRRTLSTKALLARLGRVGPTVTAALAAEARDLAKSIRAILEVDCLPYGWEEAYTADGIKYFINHVTQTTSWIHPVTSALSLLCSEEEEDGIRDLRGPKS, from the exons ATGGGCCCTCATGGAATTAATCGAGCTGTTCACCGCATCTCTTTCTCTGATTGCCAGAACGGATTAG GAGTCAAAATTATTGGAGGTTATCGGGCACAAACAGCAGAAGATTATGGGATTTTCATAAAGAGAATTCTACCTGGGGGGGTGGCTGCTGTAGACA GCCGTTTGCTCACTGGGGACCTAATTCTGGATGTCAATGGAGAAAACCTGGTTGGAGTAACAAACGAAAG AGCTGTTGACATCCTGAGAACAGCCTCAGCCTCTAATCACATGTCTCTGCTTGTTGCTAGAGATGAAGAAGCAAA gaaagaatttcatGACCTAATGGATAAGTATGGCTCTCACAGTGAAACAACCTCTGCAAGAACTTCTCCAACACATCAGTTAGCTG caaaatctAGAGACAGCCTTTCTTCTGGGTCATCCTCCAGGTCACAGAGTCCTCAGTTGCATCTGAAGGATAAcatcaccagcagcagcagcagaaataatTCTGTCCCACCACCATCCCCAAAGCTTCCAAA TGACAGTGCATTTCAGATTATCTCTGTTTGCAAAGGAACAAGCCTAGGTTTGAATATTGTGGGAGGAATTAACAGAAATGAAGGGCCTTTGGTATATATTCAAGAAATTATCCCTGGTGGTGATTGCCATAAG GATGGCCGATTGAAACCTGGGGATCAGCTTGTGTCCATCAACAAAGAGTCCATGATTGGAGTCTCCTATGAAGAGGCAAAAAGTATAATCAACAGAACAAAGATGAG GTTTGAAAATTTTTGGGAGATAGCTTTTATTAGGCAGAAAAACATACCCAGTTGTCCACAGAATCTGCAGTATCCTTTCAGCCTCTTAACATCTTCTGTAGCACATGGAGAGCAGCAGGCTGCAACACTTGGTCCTCTTCCCTCTCCTAGTGGGAGGCTGGTTTCAACATTCCCTCCAGATGCT ATGGAAACTGGAGTGAAGATGGGAGAGCAATCTCCAATTACTGCTCCAGACAGCAATCCTGCTGATGTGTCTGCCACGG ttATTGCCCCCAGCCAGAATGATGCTTATGAGCCCCAAGGAAAGAACTTGAGTATTCATCTCAAAACAGAAAAGCTGGAGAGG gcaCTGAATTATCTTGGGATTCAGCTCACAGATGAACAGCAGCAAGCCCTAAGGCAGCAACTTCATAAAGATTCTAAAGGAACAGTGTCTTTTGGAG atttcATTGAAGTTTCAAGGAATCTGTTGTCTGTGCAATCAAATGCAGCTGATGATGGCCACAAATCTGAAACCTTTGGGATCAGTGAAGTTGCCAGCTTACAGGACTCACAG TTTGTAACCTGTGATTCCTTGGAGGATGATGTGGAAAAActtaagaaagaaagaaatgaagctTTAAAAGAAATGAGCAAATTAAAG gaagaGTTGTTTGAATCTGTGAACTTACAGAAGCAGTTAGCAGAGCAGCTACAAGTAGTCAAGCAA GAAGCCAAGGCAGCTGTGGAGGAGACAAGAGCCCTGCGCAGCAGAATTCACCTTGCAGAGGCTGCGCAGAGGCAGGCCCGGGGAATGGAGATGGACTATGAAGAGGTGGTTCGCCTGTTAGAGGCTGAAATTGGAGAGCTGAAGGCTCAGCTCACTGAGCATTCTGGCCAAAATAAA GAGAACATTCACGACCTGAGGAAGAGGGTTACAGTGCTTGACTGCCAGCTGCGGAAATCAGAGTCGGCCAGGAAGACCTTTGAGGTGGCCACTGAAAAATTGCTACAATTTGTAGAG GTTGTGCATGAAATACTTTCAGATAATTCTACTTCTTCAACAATTTTAAG TGACAGGAGAACACTGTCCACTAAAGCACTTCTGGCTCGGCTGGGAAGGGTCGGACCTACTGTCACAGCAGCTCTTGCAGCAGAAGCCAGGGACCTTGCCAAGTCTATCCGGGCCATTTTGGAAGTAGATT